The Tepidanaerobacter syntrophicus genome includes the window GGGCATAAGAGATGATGTAATAGTAACCGCGTGCTTTACAGGCGAAGGTGCAGCCTTGAAAATGAAGGATATTGTGGAAAGATATTTAGATAACACTTGTAAAAATGCAGATGTTATTCCTATAGATATAAATTCAGTGGAAGATTACAATAGAAAAATCGCTCAGATAAAACAGGAAAAAAATATCCTTGCAGTAATTAGTTCTGTAAAACCGGAAGATATTACATTAAAATATCTTTCACCAAAAGACCTTCTTGAAAATAAAGCGGAAAGCTTCTTGAAATCAGAGCTCTTAGACAAAAATATTGTTCTTATAGAGCAAATGAAAGAAGTAGTCAAGGAAAATACAAGTATTGATTCGGAAAAGTATATTAAAGACTTTATCACTTTCTATAAAAGCTTAAAAAAGCACAACATAATACTCAATGAGGATATGATAGTAGGCTTTATCCTTCACATTTCCTGCGCAATAGAGAAAATCCAAACAGGCACCTTTAAACCTAAAATCAATACCGCTCAAATAAGTTTTCTAAAGGAGAAATACCCGGAAGATTTCAAGACAGTCGCCTCAGCACTGGAATCCATGGAGAAATCATTTAATATTAGTTTCCCTGATGAAATATATTCAAATTTAGTGAAGGTAATTCATTTCTTGTAATAACAATTGTTTCACCAATAATATTCTTCGCTGCGCTAAGAATTACAACATATTGCTCGAAATGGTAACGAATGAATAATAAAGTGCCCTGATGTGTCAATAAGACACAATAAAATAACAGGAGAATATAAAAAGTATCGCGGAACACATTAATGTTCAGCGATACTTATACTTAAGATTTATTTTCTTAACGAATAAGCCATCCGGCGATATGTGTGCCTTTTTCCTCTTATTGCAATAGAAAGGGCTGATATATTTTCCGGTAAAGCAATACCGCCATAACCTGCATCGCCGATGTGTTGAATATCTGCTCCTGCCATTTTTGACATTAAGGCCATATCTTGTATCACGTTTAAATTAGCACCTTCTTGCGAAGTCCCTATGGCAGTTAAAGCCATTTTTCCAGTTTCGTGAACTGCGCTTATTTGACGGCGACATAGCTCGAAATCCAATCCGGGTATCGTTCCCGGCGCCCCTATTAAAATAATATCTGCACCTGCCTTAGAAAAGTCTTGGAGTACTTTTGGATCGTAGATATTATCACTGCCGGCGCCGTGCATCTTCCCCGCGATTATTACAGCTTTATCACCTAAAACATCCGCAGCTTCCTCGATTCCTTTTAAAATATCCTCACTTGTAATTCCTGTTTTGGGATTTCCGGTTATGACTATGTAGTCAAAACCCAGTTCTGATGCTTTCTCCAAATTTTTTTTGTTTAATTTTCTGCCCTCGCAATAATTAGTATTTTTTGGAACCGGCTCCATGTTTACACCCAACAATCTTCCAACTACATTTTTTATTTTGCGTATATAATCTCTATCAGCAGAATTTCTACGAAGGATTTTTTGAATTTCAGCAGATTTATTTACCATATCAGATGCATCTGATATTGCCAAGTCTTTATCATCTATACCAAAGATGAACGGTGCGTCAAAATCAAATGAATTCAGTGTAATCATATCTGCACCAAAGGCGGCAGCAAGTTCCGGATTGCTTACACCGTATACTATGGGTTGTTTTGCGACATCGGTTTCCGCCATTACTGTTCTGCCTTCTGATGAGCTTATTGATAAAAGCAAATCCTTTTTTGAGATATTCATCATGTCTTCAAAATTTAATTCAAATGTTCTTTTCACAAAAATTCACTCCAGCTTCTATTTATTCTATCGATTTTTTGTTTTTAAAAGCGTTTTCATAAAGCTCGATAAACTCTTCTATAAGGTCCTTTGCCAATGTTGCTGCCATAAGATGGTCTTGAGCGTGGATAAGCAGTAAACTAATATCATATTTTTCACCGGCAGCTTCTTTGTGCAAAATATCACTTTGCACATTATGGGCATTGATCAATTCTTCTTTGGCTTCACTTATTTTTTGACGGGCTTCTTGAAAGTTGCCTTCTTTTGCAAGCTGC containing:
- a CDS encoding PTS lactose/cellobiose transporter subunit IIA encodes the protein MDYEQIILSIIAHAGNARSLSFEALQLAKEGNFQEARQKISEAKEELINAHNVQSDILHKEAAGEKYDISLLLIHAQDHLMAATLAKDLIEEFIELYENAFKNKKSIE